The following coding sequences are from one Desulfosporosinus orientis DSM 765 window:
- a CDS encoding DUF4911 domain-containing protein, with product MNFSEYPGFQLSDIDLIIKARIDRSQIQMLCKLVEGLGHLGVVTTTNKELGEVMIQTTKQCWPELKEAIEKMPLQVEFG from the coding sequence ATGAATTTTTCAGAATATCCAGGGTTCCAGCTTTCGGACATAGACCTTATTATTAAAGCCCGCATCGATCGCTCCCAAATCCAGATGCTCTGTAAGCTGGTGGAAGGGCTGGGCCACCTGGGGGTTGTCACAACCACCAACAAGGAGTTGGGTGAAGTCATGATTCAAACCACCAAACAGTGTTGGCCGGAACTAAAGGAAGCCATTGAAAAAATGCCTTTGCAGGTGGAATTTGGTTAA
- a CDS encoding vWA domain-containing protein has product MYISFFYQLRREGIPVSITEWMTLMEALSQGLAGSSLAGFYYLARAVLVKSESHFDQYDLAFQKYFRGIETPEQLLDQVSEWLKNPLPAKMFSEEERNEILKKLGLPNWENLKEALEERLRKQDSPHHGGNTWIGTGGTSPFGHSGFHPGGIRIGGESYGQSAVKVASERNYRDYRKDKTLGVRQFKVALRKLRQFSTRVDGAKDQLDLEDTIAETCKNGGQLKLVWTRPRKNAVKLMVLMDSGGSMAPYADICSRLFSAVHKSSHFKDLKFYYFHNCFYELLYLDPSCSPRRAVKTYDVLHSLSPDYKVIIIGDAAMAPSELTMIDGNIFWDVSNEEPGFTWLQRFSKTFPYNVWLNPIPEKYWERVHGYYTIKMVRSIYPMYELTLDGLDQAIKKLMVRK; this is encoded by the coding sequence ATGTATATCAGTTTCTTCTATCAATTGCGTCGGGAAGGAATCCCTGTTTCCATTACAGAATGGATGACTTTAATGGAGGCTCTGTCTCAGGGCCTGGCCGGATCCAGCCTGGCCGGTTTTTACTATTTGGCCAGAGCCGTTTTAGTTAAAAGCGAAAGCCATTTTGACCAATATGACCTGGCCTTTCAAAAATATTTTCGAGGGATCGAGACGCCTGAACAATTATTGGATCAGGTATCGGAATGGCTGAAAAATCCATTACCGGCCAAAATGTTTTCTGAGGAAGAGCGCAACGAGATATTAAAGAAATTAGGGCTGCCCAATTGGGAAAACTTAAAAGAAGCTTTGGAGGAACGTTTGCGCAAGCAAGACAGCCCCCATCACGGGGGCAATACCTGGATCGGTACCGGTGGAACCTCTCCTTTCGGACACTCCGGGTTTCACCCCGGAGGCATCCGCATAGGCGGTGAGTCCTACGGGCAATCCGCTGTAAAAGTAGCCTCAGAGCGAAATTACCGTGACTACCGCAAGGATAAAACCTTAGGTGTCCGGCAATTCAAAGTAGCCCTACGCAAATTGCGCCAGTTCAGTACCCGAGTTGACGGAGCCAAGGATCAGCTGGACCTGGAAGATACCATTGCTGAAACCTGCAAGAACGGCGGGCAATTAAAGCTGGTCTGGACCCGTCCCCGCAAAAATGCCGTTAAACTCATGGTTTTAATGGATTCAGGAGGCTCAATGGCCCCTTACGCCGATATTTGCAGCCGCTTGTTTTCTGCCGTGCACAAGTCATCCCATTTTAAAGACCTGAAATTCTATTACTTTCACAACTGTTTTTATGAGCTGCTCTACCTGGATCCCAGCTGCAGCCCCAGGCGAGCTGTTAAAACCTATGATGTTCTCCATTCACTGAGCCCGGATTATAAAGTGATTATTATTGGGGACGCAGCTATGGCTCCCAGTGAACTCACCATGATCGACGGCAATATCTTCTGGGATGTGAGCAATGAAGAGCCGGGATTTACCTGGCTGCAGCGTTTCTCTAAGACATTCCCCTATAACGTTTGGCTTAATCCCATACCCGAAAAATACTGGGAGCGGGTACACGGCTATTACACCATTAAAATGGTGCGCAGTATCTATCCCATGTACGAATTAACCTTAGATGGTCTGGATCAAGCTATTAAAAAGCTCATGGTCCGCAAATAG
- a CDS encoding AAA family ATPase yields MTDHLSYQGTEDYIVSSDLRNSVNISVALKRPLLIKGEPGTGKTVLAESIASSLGLRLIVWNIKSTTKAQDGLYVYDTVQRLYDSQFGGQNVADIKQYIKLGKLGKAFRSDERVVLLIDEIDKADLEFPNDLLWELDVMNFYIPETGEIITAKHRPIVIITSNAEKELPDAFLRRCIFHYIDFPGQNMMQEIVHVHFPDLEDQLLTEALKSFYWLRTVSGLQKKPSTSELLDWVQALTIGGIEPERISKEIPFLGALLKKNQDFDLALRQLHLRDTDSPSRAGKRVW; encoded by the coding sequence ATGACCGATCATCTATCCTATCAAGGTACTGAGGATTACATAGTTTCCAGCGATCTCCGCAACAGTGTCAATATCTCAGTGGCCTTAAAACGACCGCTCCTAATCAAAGGCGAACCTGGTACCGGCAAGACTGTCTTGGCGGAAAGCATCGCCAGTTCCCTGGGGCTCCGCTTAATTGTCTGGAACATCAAATCTACCACCAAAGCCCAGGATGGGCTCTACGTCTATGACACAGTACAGCGCCTCTATGACAGCCAATTCGGAGGACAGAATGTTGCGGATATCAAACAATACATTAAATTAGGCAAACTGGGGAAAGCCTTCCGCTCCGATGAACGAGTGGTTCTCTTAATCGATGAAATCGATAAAGCTGATTTGGAATTCCCCAATGACTTGCTCTGGGAATTGGATGTGATGAATTTTTACATCCCGGAAACCGGAGAAATCATCACGGCCAAACACCGTCCCATCGTCATTATCACCAGCAACGCTGAAAAAGAACTCCCCGATGCCTTTTTACGGCGCTGTATTTTCCATTACATAGACTTTCCGGGTCAAAATATGATGCAGGAAATAGTCCATGTCCATTTCCCGGATTTAGAAGATCAATTACTGACCGAAGCCTTAAAGTCATTCTACTGGCTGAGAACTGTTTCAGGCCTGCAGAAAAAACCCAGCACCAGTGAATTACTGGACTGGGTGCAAGCCTTAACCATCGGAGGTATTGAACCGGAGAGGATTTCTAAGGAGATCCCGTTTCTGGGAGCCTTGTTAAAGAAGAATCAGGATTTTGACTTGGCCTTGCGTCAATTGCACCTGCGGGACACGGACAGTCCGTCTCGTGCCGGCAAACGAGTCTGGTAA
- a CDS encoding type II secretion system protein, which yields MRERIKRRKEDGFTLIELMIVIAVIGILAVVLVPKMSSIKDSAKATGVITNAKSIEAYTIANIDKWVANGDDDDAILGHISDQFGDSGDDEITNPYEGGEGLSDDEGVGMVVVTVSGNEVTIKGYGNSDSDVVYNNTVKPY from the coding sequence ATGAGGGAAAGGATTAAACGAAGAAAAGAAGATGGTTTCACATTAATCGAACTTATGATTGTTATTGCGGTTATTGGGATTTTGGCGGTTGTGCTGGTGCCAAAAATGAGTAGTATTAAAGATTCAGCTAAAGCTACTGGAGTTATTACGAATGCAAAATCTATTGAAGCTTATACTATTGCAAATATTGATAAGTGGGTAGCGAATGGTGACGATGATGACGCTATTCTTGGGCATATTTCTGACCAGTTTGGAGATAGCGGAGATGATGAAATTACTAATCCTTATGAAGGTGGTGAAGGATTAAGTGATGATGAAGGGGTTGGAATGGTAGTAGTAACAGTTTCAGGAAATGAAGTTACAATTAAAGGTTACGGAAATAGTGATAGCGACGTTGTTTATAACAATACTGTCAAACCATATTGA
- a CDS encoding type II/IV secretion system protein: MVPRQDRKRLGEILIAGGVISPTQLDEALKTQKVLGLRLGEVLIHHGLVTEDDILRTMQSQLGLPLIDLNQIVVAEQILQKLPEKVARKYSVLPVEISDGQLMVAMSDPTDYFAIEDLRIAVGMPIVPCLAQKDQILNAIDRYYSHQDAEKAAREYAKHLMAKGLVSEEQILRTMQSQLGLPLIDLNKVIIPDETVGLIPESLARKYTIIPVEVNNGQLMVAMNDPTDYSIINELRQVNGMLVKPCLAKKKDILKAIDRYYAHSEAEKMARDYLRQSGSAVAATTQTAKVSLAGVEIDDETSTPIIKFLNTLIENAINNKASDIHIEPMEEELRIRFRIDGVLHESMRTPRGMIGPVVSRVKIMSDLNISERRLPQDGRISYQLGEKTIDLRVSTAPTMFGEKVVLRVLDKTNVTVDKESLGLEGIDQDRFNEFITRPYGIVLVTGPTGSGKSTTLYTMLNQLNTPEKNIITLEDPVEFNFSGINQIQINPKAGLTFATGLRSILRQDPDVIMVGEMRDKETAEIAVRAALTGHLVLSTIHTNDAASAINRLVDMQIEPYLLSASLLGVISQRLIRKTCPKCAAEYEASPLDHMFLERDLDVPLELKKGKGCSFCYNSGYKGRRAIFEIMPITSEHRVLINRRASVDEIRKLSIKHGMKTLKKAAAKLVLQGITTMDELLRVTFVNE; encoded by the coding sequence GTGGTACCTCGTCAAGATCGTAAACGGCTAGGTGAAATTCTCATAGCGGGGGGTGTCATATCTCCAACTCAGTTAGATGAAGCATTAAAGACCCAAAAAGTTCTTGGCTTGCGTTTAGGAGAAGTGCTAATTCATCATGGACTTGTCACTGAGGACGACATTCTAAGGACCATGCAGAGCCAACTAGGGTTACCTCTAATTGATTTGAATCAGATTGTCGTTGCAGAGCAGATCCTGCAAAAGCTGCCGGAAAAAGTAGCTCGAAAATACTCTGTTCTTCCGGTGGAAATCTCTGATGGACAACTAATGGTAGCCATGAGCGATCCGACGGACTACTTTGCCATTGAAGATCTACGGATTGCCGTCGGAATGCCCATCGTACCTTGTCTGGCGCAGAAAGATCAGATTCTAAATGCCATTGATCGCTATTATAGTCATCAGGATGCGGAAAAGGCAGCTCGTGAGTATGCCAAACACCTAATGGCTAAAGGTTTAGTCAGTGAAGAGCAAATTCTGCGGACGATGCAGAGTCAATTGGGTTTACCTTTAATTGATTTGAATAAGGTAATTATCCCAGATGAAACTGTAGGGCTGATTCCTGAGAGCCTAGCCCGTAAGTACACGATTATTCCTGTAGAAGTGAATAATGGTCAGTTAATGGTGGCGATGAATGATCCAACGGACTACTCCATTATAAATGAATTGCGTCAAGTTAATGGAATGCTGGTCAAACCTTGTTTAGCTAAGAAGAAGGATATTCTGAAAGCAATTGATCGTTATTATGCCCATAGTGAAGCAGAGAAAATGGCTAGGGATTATTTGCGTCAGTCTGGAAGCGCTGTGGCCGCAACTACTCAAACGGCTAAAGTCTCTTTAGCAGGGGTAGAAATAGATGATGAAACTTCTACTCCAATTATTAAGTTTTTGAATACTCTTATTGAAAATGCCATTAATAATAAGGCCAGCGACATTCATATTGAACCTATGGAAGAAGAGCTGCGGATACGCTTTCGAATTGATGGAGTTTTACATGAGAGTATGAGAACTCCGCGTGGAATGATAGGACCGGTTGTAAGTCGAGTTAAGATAATGTCAGACCTCAACATTTCGGAACGCCGTTTACCCCAAGATGGCAGGATTAGTTATCAATTAGGCGAAAAAACCATAGACCTGCGTGTTTCCACTGCTCCAACCATGTTTGGAGAAAAGGTTGTATTAAGGGTATTAGACAAAACCAATGTGACAGTTGATAAGGAAAGTCTTGGACTTGAAGGCATAGATCAGGACAGATTTAATGAATTTATTACAAGACCTTATGGAATTGTTTTGGTCACAGGCCCGACAGGCAGCGGAAAAAGTACAACACTCTACACAATGCTCAACCAACTGAACACTCCGGAAAAAAATATTATTACTTTGGAAGATCCTGTCGAGTTTAATTTTAGCGGAATTAATCAGATACAGATTAATCCAAAGGCAGGACTTACCTTTGCCACAGGTTTACGGTCAATATTGAGGCAGGATCCTGATGTTATAATGGTGGGCGAGATGAGAGACAAAGAAACTGCCGAAATTGCTGTGCGTGCCGCTTTAACTGGTCACTTGGTATTGTCAACTATTCATACTAATGATGCTGCAAGCGCTATTAATCGTCTTGTGGATATGCAGATCGAACCTTATTTATTATCAGCATCGCTATTAGGAGTCATCTCACAAAGGTTAATCCGAAAAACCTGTCCTAAATGTGCTGCTGAGTATGAAGCAAGTCCCTTAGATCATATGTTTCTGGAAAGAGATCTTGATGTCCCGTTAGAATTGAAAAAAGGTAAAGGATGTTCCTTTTGTTATAATAGTGGCTATAAAGGCCGACGAGCTATATTTGAAATAATGCCGATAACATCAGAACACCGGGTACTTATAAATCGACGAGCCAGTGTTGATGAAATAAGAAAATTGTCCATAAAACATGGCATGAAGACACTTAAAAAAGCTGCAGCAAAACTAGTTTTACAAGGTATTACTACGATGGATGAACTTTTACGGGTTACTTTCGTAAATGAATAA
- a CDS encoding type II secretion system F family protein produces MQFRYKVVDDKLSLRTGIVEAIDLESARMFIINNNWQIIMLKEVKKIDSFFHKRFEGRIKAESISSFCSQLAMIIRSGASMIRGLEIMQSQINAPRFKEVVSTLYVEVSRGNSLAQAMRSCQGSLPELLINLVSVGEESGNLDSVLISMAAYYDRENFIRKKMSSAAIYPVILIVVLIGLLILFMNFILPEITGMLAENGQSLPVITQLMVNTTEFIKDNFIFLLLGCIGIVLFFFRLIKIPQYRYVFDSLMLRTPLFGKNIKNVIISRFSRTLALFLHSSIPIISIFDSMESILGNEVPRRAIIKAKERIINGETLNSAFGQEPFFDPLVIQMMAIGEETGRLEELMEEVSDHYDRLVEIGISRMVALVEPAFTVLIGVLAGGMIISIALPIFSMTSGLSR; encoded by the coding sequence GTGCAGTTTCGTTATAAAGTAGTCGATGATAAGTTATCTTTAAGAACCGGTATAGTAGAAGCGATTGATTTGGAATCCGCCAGAATGTTTATCATTAATAATAACTGGCAGATCATCATGCTTAAAGAAGTAAAGAAAATCGACAGTTTTTTTCATAAAAGGTTTGAGGGCAGAATAAAAGCAGAATCAATTAGTTCCTTTTGTAGTCAACTGGCAATGATTATACGTTCGGGGGCAAGTATGATTAGAGGCTTGGAAATCATGCAGTCTCAAATCAATGCTCCTCGCTTCAAGGAGGTTGTAAGTACCTTATATGTTGAAGTAAGTCGAGGTAATTCTTTGGCACAGGCAATGCGCAGCTGTCAAGGTTCCTTGCCCGAACTACTTATTAATTTGGTATCCGTTGGTGAAGAAAGCGGTAATTTGGATTCTGTTCTTATAAGTATGGCTGCTTACTATGATCGAGAAAACTTTATTCGCAAGAAAATGTCCAGTGCAGCTATTTATCCTGTCATTTTAATAGTTGTACTTATTGGTCTACTCATATTATTTATGAATTTTATTCTTCCTGAAATCACGGGTATGTTAGCAGAGAATGGACAAAGCTTGCCGGTAATTACTCAACTTATGGTTAATACCACGGAATTTATAAAAGACAATTTTATTTTCCTCTTGCTTGGCTGTATAGGCATAGTATTATTCTTTTTTCGACTTATTAAAATTCCCCAATATCGATATGTTTTTGATTCTTTGATGTTAAGAACTCCTCTCTTTGGTAAGAACATTAAGAATGTTATTATTTCCCGCTTTTCCCGTACTCTTGCACTATTTTTGCACTCTTCTATACCAATAATTTCTATTTTTGATTCCATGGAAAGCATTTTAGGCAATGAAGTTCCTCGCAGGGCGATTATTAAAGCCAAGGAAAGAATTATTAATGGCGAAACTCTCAATTCTGCTTTTGGGCAAGAACCATTTTTTGATCCTCTCGTGATTCAGATGATGGCCATTGGAGAAGAAACCGGACGCTTAGAGGAATTAATGGAAGAAGTCTCCGATCATTACGATAGATTAGTTGAGATCGGTATTTCCAGAATGGTTGCGTTAGTTGAGCCGGCCTTTACAGTATTAATTGGAGTTTTAGCAGGAGGTATGATTATTTCTATTGCCTTACCTATATTCAGTATGACAAGCGGGTTAAGCCGATAA
- a CDS encoding pilus assembly FimT family protein, whose protein sequence is MEETSVTIPRTKEKSLGFTLVEIMIVVAVIGIIAMVSVPKYQGLTDHYHLESSAQMLAGKLRNAKQYAMDRRTNVYVLLNSNSAQIFYFNDTTKEYTSLETKDDFDRGVHFAYTSGTGLETIPSNGGVDNIPLDFDTVEDRCLIFDRKGFLKTSPVSITLTNSRSLPQSVSVDLSSDTLEVKINW, encoded by the coding sequence ATGGAGGAAACTTCCGTTACCATTCCTAGAACAAAAGAAAAGAGCTTAGGATTTACTCTTGTTGAAATAATGATTGTCGTGGCAGTGATAGGAATTATAGCAATGGTATCAGTTCCAAAGTATCAAGGACTTACGGATCATTACCATTTAGAGTCTTCGGCTCAAATGTTAGCAGGAAAGTTACGTAATGCTAAACAGTATGCTATGGACCGGCGGACCAACGTATATGTCTTGTTGAATTCTAATTCAGCTCAGATCTTTTATTTTAATGATACTACTAAAGAGTATACTTCCTTGGAAACTAAAGACGACTTTGATCGGGGTGTTCATTTTGCATATACCTCTGGCACAGGACTTGAAACGATACCTTCGAATGGGGGAGTTGATAATATCCCTTTGGATTTTGATACTGTTGAGGATCGTTGCCTAATATTTGACAGAAAAGGTTTTCTCAAAACCAGTCCTGTAAGCATTACATTGACTAATTCTCGTTCCTTGCCCCAGTCTGTTAGTGTTGACTTAAGTTCTGATACCCTTGAAGTTAAGATTAATTGGTGA
- a CDS encoding type II secretion system protein → MRRKEKGMTVLEVIIAITILLIGTSFVVQSNSLSYNYLKKQEIHQQMVFFAAGRMEAALEGKTSFDSTIMAYPFNTFTTTFVDHTIAPDDRNLDIPVLDGKTMALIPFKVIISAPGQADVEMYNYQVNLHDD, encoded by the coding sequence ATGCGCCGAAAAGAAAAAGGAATGACAGTATTAGAAGTCATTATAGCCATTACAATTTTATTAATCGGAACAAGTTTTGTAGTTCAAAGCAATTCCTTGTCCTATAACTATTTAAAAAAGCAGGAAATACACCAGCAAATGGTCTTTTTCGCTGCAGGGCGGATGGAAGCAGCTTTAGAAGGGAAAACATCCTTTGATAGTACAATAATGGCTTATCCATTTAATACTTTCACCACAACTTTTGTAGATCACACTATTGCTCCGGATGACAGGAACCTTGACATACCTGTATTAGATGGGAAGACGATGGCTTTAATCCCATTTAAAGTGATTATATCGGCACCGGGCCAAGCTGATGTTGAAATGTATAACTATCAGGTAAATTTACATGATGATTAA
- a CDS encoding PilW family protein, producing MMINWIANSNDDYPKNNGFTLVEVMIAVSIFGLLLLYVFQIMHMQFGFFQSASKENDLNHNTRAAMMHILDEIRLNPNAEKDRFSTGNVPPVKKYYYPGDAGFDEGVYYVYRDPDDINTEIECCLININPQNTASLPEGPFIYLVGSELWYRDVNNNNKLISDQIKSIKLSTEPGLEHIDRLLKIEITALDNSQLISWIRLY from the coding sequence ATGATGATTAATTGGATTGCTAATAGCAATGATGATTACCCCAAAAATAATGGTTTCACTTTAGTAGAAGTAATGATTGCTGTTTCGATTTTTGGCCTCCTTTTGCTATATGTTTTTCAAATAATGCATATGCAGTTTGGTTTTTTTCAGAGTGCCAGTAAGGAAAATGACCTTAATCACAATACTCGTGCAGCAATGATGCATATTTTAGACGAGATCAGGCTCAACCCTAATGCAGAAAAGGATAGGTTTTCAACCGGCAATGTTCCCCCGGTTAAAAAGTACTATTATCCCGGTGATGCGGGTTTTGACGAAGGTGTTTATTACGTTTATCGGGACCCTGACGACATTAATACTGAGATTGAGTGCTGTTTAATAAATATTAATCCTCAAAACACTGCAAGCTTGCCTGAAGGCCCATTTATTTATCTGGTAGGTTCGGAATTATGGTATCGTGATGTTAATAATAACAATAAACTAATTTCTGATCAGATTAAATCCATAAAGCTATCAACTGAACCTGGGCTCGAGCATATAGATAGGCTTTTGAAAATAGAAATTACAGCCTTAGACAATAGCCAACTCATTTCCTGGATACGTTTATATTAG
- a CDS encoding Ig-like domain-containing protein codes for MDKVKYIRILCKFIVVWFILISSLPVEATFAASPNSSKTFAISSSGEFTKKATISNLVVNVNQSFSLYFYATNGGKAQCPEVLEDMPLAVNLINPNGQSTNYNLIIPKGPANTYGILTNISCNVSGKWIVKVSGDPGKGTVTVTDTFTVVGEQTSLNIIPPAAIISMGSTQQFEAVINNDNSSNGITGTALDYALFSGSTSSTLALNGSEFNINGSTHTNKDFVASVYKLNISGKCEAVKSVTLNGNQNDIKIGEVVQNASSVTMPDVNDEIIALAQETGQIYSSSKMFSGNNFTFDSPVYVNGNLDIYCNQFKGTGPIVATGNITIYSTSLSVTNNAPVCLYSKNGNITVGNSSVDLNGLVYAPNGTITMNGSILTILGRVIGKEVVIHPYKLTIDSSNNDLSSLITTGETPNPQITWSSSNPNVATINASGLATSVGPGTCTITASCTVNNILYTDTAQLTVVLPTLEITPAYTTISSGSTQQYHVLRTDYDEDPIDITSSVLWSTSTSGYPFLASVTISQSGLASVQGDGTFTITATDSSSGVSCTATLIIRMPTININPDVTNIVSGATQQYYARLTDFSGNSTIITDSAHWSSNDTNVAIVSDSGLVTGKVAGSCQITVLDSISGANSNFTLTVMVPTQLKVISTNTEALNINDTLQLSAILVYPDGSTKDVTDSVIWTSENANVAACDDDGEVTGQGGGQCVITAMDTVSGLSGEITVSVKPALILSPSSKVIPIGFNQQYNALLVYADGTEPQDVTGRVTWLSSDTGIAEIDSSGLATGKSEGSCKITANDNTTGSQGSSELTIKNVTDLKITPVLDVLFEGNTQQFKLKFSDGTVSDVLTDIAEWTSSNSHVASIKSGLVQGIKAGTCTITATVQINGQTFKGSFLLTVIPKEGGIIRAWEQ; via the coding sequence ATGGATAAGGTTAAATACATTAGAATACTATGTAAATTTATAGTTGTATGGTTTATCCTTATTAGTTCATTACCTGTTGAAGCTACGTTTGCTGCCAGTCCTAATTCTTCTAAAACTTTTGCTATCTCGAGCAGTGGCGAGTTTACAAAAAAGGCAACTATCAGCAACCTAGTAGTTAATGTGAATCAGTCTTTTTCTCTCTACTTTTATGCGACAAATGGGGGAAAGGCACAATGTCCAGAAGTCTTAGAAGACATGCCTTTGGCAGTTAATTTAATCAATCCAAATGGTCAATCAACCAATTATAATCTCATAATACCCAAAGGCCCTGCTAATACGTACGGGATTTTGACAAATATCAGTTGTAATGTAAGCGGAAAATGGATTGTTAAGGTATCAGGAGACCCAGGAAAAGGAACCGTTACTGTAACGGACACGTTTACTGTTGTAGGAGAGCAAACTTCACTGAATATTATTCCTCCTGCAGCGATAATTTCCATGGGTTCAACCCAACAGTTTGAAGCAGTCATTAATAATGATAATTCTAGCAATGGCATTACTGGAACCGCCTTAGACTATGCGCTGTTTTCAGGAAGTACTTCATCTACTTTAGCACTGAACGGTTCAGAGTTTAATATTAACGGAAGTACCCATACTAATAAAGATTTTGTAGCGTCGGTTTATAAGCTTAATATATCAGGGAAATGTGAGGCTGTTAAAAGCGTAACACTTAATGGCAACCAAAATGATATAAAAATAGGAGAGGTTGTGCAAAATGCCTCCTCTGTAACTATGCCGGATGTAAACGATGAAATCATAGCGTTAGCACAAGAAACAGGACAAATTTATAGTAGCAGTAAAATGTTTTCGGGCAACAACTTTACTTTTGATTCACCTGTTTATGTAAATGGTAATTTAGATATATATTGCAATCAGTTTAAAGGGACAGGTCCTATTGTAGCGACTGGTAACATTACGATTTATTCAACATCATTATCGGTTACTAATAATGCTCCTGTCTGTCTATATTCAAAGAATGGAAATATTACTGTAGGTAATTCAAGTGTGGATTTAAACGGTTTGGTTTATGCACCCAATGGCACGATAACAATGAATGGATCGATACTTACAATCTTAGGAAGAGTGATAGGAAAAGAAGTAGTGATACATCCTTACAAATTAACCATTGATAGTAGTAATAATGACTTATCAAGTCTGATAACTACGGGTGAAACACCTAATCCTCAGATAACTTGGTCTAGCAGCAACCCGAATGTGGCAACCATTAATGCTTCCGGTTTGGCTACTAGCGTTGGCCCAGGGACCTGTACAATTACAGCAAGCTGTACAGTGAATAACATTCTTTACACAGATACTGCCCAGCTCACTGTTGTGTTGCCTACACTGGAAATTACGCCTGCATATACAACGATTTCATCAGGGTCTACTCAGCAATATCATGTGTTACGTACTGATTATGATGAAGATCCCATAGATATTACATCATCTGTTCTTTGGTCTACTTCTACCAGCGGCTATCCCTTTTTGGCATCAGTCACAATTAGTCAATCTGGTTTGGCTAGTGTGCAAGGGGATGGAACCTTTACGATAACAGCAACAGATTCCAGCAGTGGTGTCAGCTGCACTGCCACTCTTATAATCAGAATGCCAACCATAAATATCAATCCGGATGTTACAAACATTGTTTCGGGTGCAACTCAACAGTATTATGCCAGATTGACAGACTTCAGTGGAAATTCTACCATTATTACTGATTCAGCGCACTGGTCAAGTAATGATACTAATGTTGCCATAGTCAGTGATTCAGGTTTAGTTACGGGAAAGGTAGCCGGAAGCTGCCAGATCACCGTACTTGATAGTATCAGTGGGGCAAACAGTAACTTTACGTTAACTGTAATGGTTCCGACACAATTAAAGGTTATTTCCACTAATACTGAAGCGCTCAACATTAATGATACCCTTCAACTAAGTGCAATCTTAGTTTATCCTGACGGCTCCACTAAAGATGTTACGGATTCGGTAATATGGACATCGGAGAATGCAAATGTTGCAGCTTGTGACGATGACGGTGAAGTTACAGGACAAGGCGGAGGTCAATGCGTAATTACGGCCATGGATACTGTTTCTGGATTAAGCGGAGAGATTACTGTATCAGTAAAACCTGCATTAATTCTTAGTCCTTCCTCGAAAGTAATTCCCATTGGCTTTAATCAACAATATAATGCTCTGCTGGTTTATGCCGATGGAACTGAGCCCCAAGATGTTACAGGCAGGGTAACTTGGCTTAGCAGTGATACTGGTATAGCAGAGATAGATAGTTCGGGTTTGGCTACAGGAAAGTCTGAGGGCAGTTGTAAAATTACTGCTAATGATAATACAACCGGTTCTCAAGGTTCGTCGGAATTAACCATAAAAAATGTTACAGATTTAAAAATAACCCCAGTATTAGATGTTCTTTTTGAAGGGAATACTCAACAATTCAAGCTGAAGTTTAGTGATGGAACAGTTTCGGATGTATTAACAGACATAGCTGAATGGACCAGCAGCAATTCTCATGTTGCATCGATAAAATCTGGTCTAGTCCAGGGAATAAAAGCAGGAACTTGTACAATCACAGCAACTGTCCAGATCAATGGACAAACTTTTAAAGGTTCATTTTTATTAACCGTTATCCCCAAAGAAGGCGGGATTATCAGAGCTTGGGAACAATAA